One genomic region from Blastococcus sp. Marseille-P5729 encodes:
- a CDS encoding SDR family NAD(P)-dependent oxidoreductase: MNGNQSPPVELPHLSRSVAGRCAIVTGSASGMGRATALLLAKEGARVVVADLGEDRVDAVVHAIHREFAEDRALGVVCDVSKPGDLKHLVARAVDWAGQLDIVVNNAGISRPNTTVQDDDEFEAAWAHTLAVNLTAQVRLARLALPHLLQSDSPRIVNIASTESIVAQRGLLAYAASKSGVVGLTKSLAVELGYHGVTVNCICPGPINTAMTEKYDPEKKAAYAKARVPLRRYGAAEEVAHMTLNLCLPSASFVTGAIIPVDGGMTVRHT, translated from the coding sequence ATGAATGGCAACCAGAGCCCACCAGTCGAGCTTCCGCACCTGAGCAGATCGGTCGCCGGCAGGTGCGCGATCGTCACCGGATCGGCCAGCGGCATGGGGCGCGCGACCGCCCTGCTGCTCGCCAAGGAGGGCGCGCGCGTCGTGGTCGCCGACCTCGGTGAGGACCGCGTGGACGCGGTTGTGCACGCGATCCACCGCGAGTTCGCCGAGGACCGCGCGCTCGGTGTGGTCTGCGACGTCTCCAAGCCCGGCGACCTCAAGCACCTTGTGGCGCGGGCGGTCGACTGGGCCGGGCAGCTGGACATCGTCGTCAACAACGCCGGCATCTCGCGGCCCAACACCACGGTTCAGGACGACGACGAGTTCGAGGCGGCCTGGGCGCACACCCTCGCGGTCAACCTGACTGCCCAGGTGCGGCTGGCGCGGCTCGCCCTGCCCCACCTGCTGCAGTCGGATTCGCCGCGCATCGTCAACATCGCCTCCACGGAGTCGATCGTGGCCCAGCGTGGGCTGCTGGCGTACGCCGCGTCGAAGTCCGGCGTGGTCGGCCTGACGAAGTCGCTCGCGGTCGAGCTCGGCTATCACGGCGTCACCGTGAACTGCATCTGTCCCGGACCAATCAATACTGCGATGACCGAGAAGTACGACCCGGAGAAGAAAGCTGCCTATGCGAAGGCGCGCGTGCCGCTGCGGCGCTATGGTGCGGCGGAGGAGGTCGCGCACATGACGCTGAACCTGTGCCTTCCGTCCGCCAGCTTCGTGACGGGCGCGATCATCCCGGTCGACGGCGGAATGACCGTTCGCCACACCTGA
- a CDS encoding phosphotransferase family protein: protein MQHEITERLARWTSAHYGDEATVGGVNPMPGHAGLSFGFTVTDDASTHRLVIRLAPPGVRKSGNTDVLRQVPVLAAMDAAGVPVAPVLWSSDDQQWFGTDAYVQRFMPGRPLTRVDGSWQLGDGDPLPFLTNQIRALAAIHAVDWQTRLGDWEQPKGLEEEIAHWRRLVPKMEEEHTQAIAEDLADRLIATLPADPDVGVFHGDFHPTNVLFVDDATVSAVVDWEICGIGAQLLDIAWLSMMLDARCWDLPDGQGLQGDIDASWILARYREASGRAVDDAPWFKALSCYRFGVITGFNLRLHRTGKRDDPHWEDIGGSCAALLRRGLHLIEHPEDF, encoded by the coding sequence GTGCAGCACGAGATCACCGAGCGGCTCGCGCGCTGGACCAGCGCGCACTACGGCGACGAGGCCACCGTCGGCGGTGTGAACCCGATGCCCGGACACGCCGGGTTGAGCTTCGGATTCACCGTGACCGACGATGCCTCGACGCACCGGTTGGTGATACGCCTGGCGCCACCGGGCGTGCGCAAGAGCGGGAACACCGACGTGCTCCGCCAGGTTCCGGTGCTGGCCGCGATGGACGCGGCCGGTGTCCCGGTTGCGCCCGTCCTGTGGTCATCCGACGATCAGCAGTGGTTCGGTACCGACGCGTACGTGCAGCGCTTCATGCCGGGACGTCCGCTCACCCGTGTCGATGGCTCGTGGCAGCTCGGCGACGGGGATCCGCTGCCTTTTCTGACGAACCAGATCCGAGCGCTGGCAGCCATCCATGCGGTCGACTGGCAGACGAGGCTCGGGGACTGGGAGCAACCCAAGGGCCTCGAGGAGGAGATCGCGCACTGGCGGCGACTGGTGCCGAAGATGGAAGAGGAGCACACGCAGGCGATCGCCGAGGATCTGGCCGACCGGCTCATCGCGACGCTGCCTGCCGACCCGGACGTCGGGGTCTTCCACGGCGACTTCCATCCCACCAACGTGCTGTTCGTCGATGATGCGACCGTCAGCGCGGTGGTCGACTGGGAGATCTGCGGCATCGGAGCGCAGCTGCTCGACATCGCCTGGCTGTCGATGATGCTCGACGCGCGTTGCTGGGACCTCCCGGACGGCCAGGGACTTCAGGGCGACATCGATGCGTCGTGGATCCTCGCACGCTATCGAGAGGCGAGCGGACGCGCGGTCGACGACGCGCCGTGGTTCAAGGCCTTGTCGTGCTACCGCTTCGGGGTGATCACCGGGTTCAACCTCCGGCTGCACCGAACGGGCAAGCGCGACGACCCCCACTGGGAGGACATCGGGGGCTCGTGCGCCGCGCTCCTCCGTCGGGGCCTGCATCTCATCGAGCACCCCGAGGACTTCTGA